A single window of Archangium gephyra DNA harbors:
- a CDS encoding ATP-binding protein, translating into MSVLRRIGCGLGLGLAGGLLNLAALEVLPGVHLLLGPLLVLTAGVLCGPVAGALAGAVSGVRTLWLWGHPWGWLNLTLEGLFVGALRRRVTPVVADALYWGLSPLYFLVTYFLLEDIPTSAILVAGLKQAVNGLLAALILQVVLLLPSVRRRLRALLPLPLVDLSLGRAFGSALTLGALIPLLVLGGAEGRERYTSEVRQLDEANLHAARVVANEIESSLEHARHGVSRLARSLSSSLSPEGALPGPPFLEGELDALVTYSPEVLNAYVGSPEGVALAFSPRTDAAGRPLVGMDFSDRAYVQEVRRARGPLVSDVFLGRGGSSGPLVVTLAPIRRDEQYAGYVLAAVDLPRLRRHAQAQIGEGQRRILVVDTRGGLVFDSAEEGTEQVRSIISTALARALEQAGPKGTGTYEAEQDAVTLVRMSTLQHFGVVEVAPLGWRVVVQQPGTRLQRDVERSYFGLLGTLGLATVSAVLLALTFSRTIVAPVQGVSHAAARLAAGERSARAAEAAQDAPRELNQLAETFDRMAWQLSRQLEAIERTSREKDAFLSIASHELKTPLTALKAQVQLLRRKLGDEHTQRLDNVSRQVDRVTRLVNQLLDASQLGLEQLPLQRTRMDLSEVVRRVAESLVSASPLHTLELEAEPVVGDFDELRLEQVVHNLVSNAIKYSPTGGTIQVWTRRRPEGEAELVVADRGIGLRVEDEEQLFGRFERGDRRELTGIAGIGVGLYVSREIIRRHGGRISLRPREGGGAVATVRLPAAVEPEHGRRDVPAHQEEGRE; encoded by the coding sequence ATGAGCGTCCTGAGGCGAATCGGTTGCGGCCTGGGCCTCGGGCTCGCCGGGGGGTTGCTGAACCTGGCGGCCCTCGAGGTATTGCCCGGGGTGCACCTGCTGCTCGGGCCGCTGCTGGTGCTCACCGCCGGGGTGCTGTGCGGGCCCGTGGCCGGAGCGTTGGCGGGAGCCGTGTCCGGCGTGAGGACGCTCTGGCTGTGGGGCCACCCGTGGGGCTGGCTCAACCTCACGCTCGAGGGCCTCTTCGTGGGCGCGCTGCGCCGGCGTGTCACCCCGGTGGTGGCGGACGCGCTGTATTGGGGGCTCAGCCCGCTGTACTTCCTCGTCACCTACTTCCTGCTGGAGGACATCCCCACCTCGGCCATCCTGGTGGCGGGGCTGAAGCAGGCGGTGAACGGGCTGCTGGCGGCGCTCATCCTCCAGGTGGTGCTGCTGCTGCCGTCCGTGCGCCGGCGCCTGCGCGCCCTGCTGCCGCTGCCCCTGGTGGACCTGTCGCTGGGCCGGGCCTTCGGCTCGGCGCTCACGCTGGGGGCCCTCATCCCGTTGCTGGTGTTGGGTGGCGCCGAGGGCCGCGAGCGCTACACCTCCGAGGTGCGGCAGCTGGACGAGGCCAACCTGCATGCCGCGCGGGTGGTGGCCAATGAAATCGAGAGCAGCCTCGAGCATGCCCGCCATGGGGTGTCACGGCTGGCCCGCTCGCTCTCGTCGAGCCTCTCGCCGGAGGGAGCGCTGCCGGGCCCCCCCTTCCTGGAGGGGGAGTTGGACGCGCTCGTCACCTACTCGCCCGAGGTGCTCAACGCCTACGTGGGCAGTCCGGAGGGGGTGGCGCTCGCGTTCTCCCCGAGGACCGACGCGGCGGGCCGTCCGCTGGTGGGCATGGACTTCTCGGACCGCGCCTATGTGCAGGAGGTGCGGCGGGCGCGCGGGCCGCTGGTGAGTGACGTCTTCCTCGGACGCGGAGGCAGCTCGGGGCCGCTGGTGGTGACGCTGGCGCCCATCCGCCGCGACGAGCAGTACGCGGGCTACGTGCTGGCGGCGGTGGACCTGCCGCGGCTGCGCCGGCATGCCCAGGCGCAGATTGGAGAGGGGCAGCGGCGCATCCTGGTCGTCGACACGCGGGGAGGGCTCGTCTTCGACTCGGCGGAGGAGGGCACGGAGCAGGTGCGCAGCATCATCAGCACGGCCCTGGCGCGGGCCCTGGAGCAGGCGGGCCCCAAGGGCACGGGCACCTACGAGGCCGAGCAGGACGCGGTGACGCTGGTGCGCATGAGCACGCTGCAGCACTTCGGCGTGGTGGAGGTGGCGCCGCTGGGCTGGAGGGTGGTGGTGCAGCAGCCGGGCACGCGGCTGCAGCGGGACGTGGAGCGCTCCTACTTCGGGCTGCTCGGGACGCTGGGGCTGGCCACGGTGTCGGCGGTGCTGCTGGCGCTGACCTTCTCGCGCACCATCGTGGCCCCGGTGCAGGGGGTGTCGCACGCGGCGGCGCGGCTGGCGGCGGGGGAGCGCTCGGCCCGCGCCGCCGAGGCGGCCCAGGACGCACCGCGCGAGCTGAACCAGCTGGCGGAGACGTTCGACCGGATGGCGTGGCAGCTGTCCCGGCAGCTGGAGGCCATCGAGCGTACCAGCCGGGAGAAGGACGCCTTCCTCTCCATCGCCTCGCACGAGCTGAAGACGCCGCTCACGGCGCTCAAGGCGCAGGTGCAGCTGTTGCGGCGCAAGCTGGGGGACGAGCACACGCAGCGGCTGGACAACGTGAGCCGGCAGGTGGACCGGGTGACGCGGCTGGTGAATCAGCTGCTGGACGCCTCGCAGCTGGGCCTGGAGCAGCTGCCGCTGCAGCGCACGCGGATGGACCTGAGCGAGGTGGTGCGGCGGGTGGCGGAGTCACTGGTGAGCGCCTCGCCGCTGCACACGCTGGAGCTCGAGGCGGAGCCCGTGGTGGGCGACTTCGACGAGCTGCGCCTGGAGCAGGTGGTGCACAACCTGGTGTCCAACGCCATCAAGTACAGCCCGACGGGAGGCACCATCCAGGTGTGGACGCGGAGGCGGCCCGAGGGCGAGGCGGAGCTGGTGGTGGCGGACCGGGGCATTGGCCTGCGCGTGGAGGACGAGGAGCAGCTCTTCGGGCGCTTCGAGCGGGGAGACCGGCGCGAGCTGACGGGCATCGCGGGCATCGGCGTGGGGCTGTACGTGTCGCGGGAGATCATCCGCCGTCACGGAGGCCGCATCTCGCTGCGCCCGCGCGAGGGAGGCGGCGCGGTGGCCACGGTGCGGCTGCCGGCGGCCGTGGAGCCGGAGCACGGCCGCAGGGACGTCCCCGCGCATCAGGAAGAAGGGCGGGAGTAG
- a CDS encoding OmpA family protein, translated as MSYTKPSPHGGTMRAGVMRLSVVASLLLGPAALAQPAGLPAFELERLELNPNGRGSLLMGTGELLPKGGFRLSLAGQYENDPLVMYRNGNRLGSVVGNRVTGHLLAAWAPMQWLELGLQLPLVVWQSGDDLGAQNIAAPASTGLSTPTAHVRLGLLAQRREAPVDLALELGVGLPVGSVDTLSRDSIVRLSPKVMLGRSFGALRAGVEAGALIRPAVVLGDVGEVQDELGNEVRLGAVVATTGEGLRGELNVRGSVPLTRESGSLEVLAGLRLPLGESLEAYALGGPGFGNAPGTPTFRLLLGVAVGGGERVEASRRDDDGDGVMNGEDTCPMEAGPAERQGCPVKDTDQDGLEDSADTCPTEAGTAERQGCPVKDTDKDGLEDTTDTCPTEAGLAGRQGCPVRDADQDGLEDAADKCPSEAGTAERQGCPVRDADKDGIEDAADKCPSEAGLTELRGCPAKDTDGDTVSDHLDNCPAEKGVATNAGCPVAQKQMVAIQKGKLEIKEQVFFATGKAVIQPRSFKMLDQVARILQQHPEVDKMVIEGHTDNRGNAEANRKLSLARAEAVMGYLVSKGVEPARLEAKGFGPDQPIATNKTDKGRAANRRVEFIIVTPERELK; from the coding sequence ATGAGCTACACCAAGCCGTCCCCGCATGGCGGGACGATGCGGGCGGGAGTCATGCGCCTGTCCGTTGTTGCCTCCCTTCTGCTCGGCCCCGCCGCGCTCGCGCAGCCCGCGGGCCTGCCGGCCTTCGAGCTGGAGCGTCTGGAGCTCAACCCCAACGGCCGCGGCTCGCTGCTGATGGGCACCGGCGAGCTGCTGCCCAAGGGCGGCTTCCGCCTCTCGCTCGCGGGCCAGTACGAGAACGATCCCCTGGTGATGTACCGCAACGGCAACCGGCTGGGCTCGGTGGTGGGAAACCGGGTGACGGGACACCTGCTGGCCGCCTGGGCGCCGATGCAGTGGCTGGAGCTGGGCCTGCAGCTGCCGCTGGTGGTGTGGCAGAGCGGGGATGACCTCGGCGCGCAGAACATCGCGGCCCCGGCCAGCACGGGACTGTCCACGCCCACGGCGCACGTGCGGCTGGGACTGCTCGCGCAGCGGCGGGAGGCGCCGGTGGACCTGGCGCTCGAGCTGGGCGTGGGCCTGCCCGTGGGCAGCGTGGACACGCTCTCGCGCGACAGCATCGTCCGCCTCTCGCCCAAGGTGATGTTGGGCCGGAGCTTCGGCGCGCTGCGCGCGGGTGTGGAGGCCGGTGCGCTGATCCGTCCCGCCGTCGTGCTGGGGGACGTGGGCGAGGTACAGGACGAGCTGGGCAACGAGGTGCGCCTGGGCGCGGTGGTGGCCACCACGGGCGAAGGGCTGCGCGGTGAGCTCAACGTGCGCGGCAGCGTGCCGCTCACCCGTGAGTCGGGCTCCCTGGAGGTGCTGGCGGGCCTGCGGCTGCCCCTGGGCGAGTCGCTCGAGGCCTATGCGCTGGGGGGCCCCGGTTTTGGCAATGCCCCGGGCACGCCCACCTTCCGCCTGCTGCTCGGCGTGGCGGTGGGTGGAGGCGAGCGGGTGGAGGCCTCGCGCCGCGATGACGACGGCGATGGCGTGATGAATGGCGAGGACACGTGCCCCATGGAGGCGGGCCCGGCCGAGCGCCAGGGCTGCCCGGTGAAGGACACGGACCAGGACGGCCTCGAGGACTCGGCGGACACGTGCCCCACGGAGGCGGGGACGGCCGAGCGTCAGGGCTGCCCGGTGAAGGACACGGACAAGGACGGCCTCGAGGACACGACGGACACGTGCCCCACGGAGGCGGGCCTCGCCGGACGCCAGGGCTGCCCGGTGCGCGACGCGGACCAGGACGGCCTCGAGGACGCGGCGGACAAGTGCCCCAGCGAGGCGGGGACGGCCGAGCGCCAGGGCTGCCCGGTGCGGGACGCGGACAAGGACGGTATCGAGGACGCGGCGGACAAGTGCCCCAGCGAGGCGGGCCTGACGGAGCTGCGCGGCTGCCCGGCGAAGGACACGGATGGTGACACCGTGTCGGACCACCTGGACAACTGCCCCGCCGAGAAGGGCGTGGCGACGAACGCGGGCTGCCCGGTGGCGCAGAAGCAGATGGTGGCCATCCAGAAGGGCAAGCTGGAGATCAAGGAGCAGGTGTTCTTCGCCACCGGCAAGGCCGTCATCCAGCCGCGGTCCTTCAAGATGCTGGACCAGGTGGCGCGCATCCTCCAGCAGCACCCCGAGGTGGACAAGATGGTCATCGAGGGCCACACCGACAACCGTGGCAACGCGGAGGCCAACCGCAAGCTGTCGCTGGCGCGGGCCGAGGCGGTGATGGGCTACCTGGTGAGCAAGGGCGTGGAGCCGGCGCGCCTGGAGGCGAAGGGCTTCGGTCCGGACCAGCCCATCGCGACCAACAAGACGGACAAGGGCCGCGCGGCCAACCGGCGCGTGGAGTTCATCATCGTCACCCCCGAGCGCGAGCTGAAGTAG
- the agmC gene encoding adventurous gliding motility protein AgmC yields MKNGLFKKWLTAALCVLALGSTAALAEPDSFGLGTGRNGSPTISTAGNTLNSYAPVTAPLAPGDVSIPMGACVGNTACFAAGDLVMVLQTTGVVPVPASGTTGPLDITNDVVGRWEFARVASVSGSALTLTAPLIYSYAANVSQVIRVPEYVNLTVTGTGRITAFPWNGSAGGVIAFLATGTVSNAGQINANAAGFRGGLFVDDETTAVGCTGLDEAAALGAQKGEGIANVRYGATHTGRGSVANGAGGGVCHKSGGGGGGNYGAGGMGGRSDGSIDGARIVGGMGGAALIYSMLNHLTLGGGGGAGQGSDASGAPGGRGGGIIFVRANQLTGTGTIQASGGGGGSSNSDGGSGGGAGGSIYLRFASTAACSAVTANGGVGGTVNTGQVGPGGGGGGGRVLFQAATGGTCNLVLIGAAPGNQQDPTAPDGTPYGATAGANGVPVTLTTGFVVPPVPTVTTPANNSFTSNRRPFIEGTAQPNTTVVIYIDGVEVGRATSNSAGTYIFALPADLSEASHTVQAATELNAVQSARSPANTFTVDLTPPDTTIVSGPPSLTNSTSATFDFGSEAGATFECSLDGAAFTACADPETFTGLTAEKAYTLRVRAKDAAGNVDPTPASYTWTVDRTPPNTVIVSGPPTRTNATSATFDFAVEVPEAGVTYECNLDGAGFTACADPETFTGLTAEKAYTLEVRAKDTAGNVDPTPASYTWTVDRTAPDTTIVSRPPARTNATSATFDFSSEAGATFECSLDGAAFTSCADPETFTGLTAEKAYTLEVRARDVAGNVDPTPASYTWTVDLTVPDTTIVSGPPALTNSPSATFDFSSEAGATFMCRLDTALTFSPCSDPETFTALGDGAHRLEVSAVDAAGNMDPTPAVYTWTVDLTPPDTTIVSGPPSLTNVTSATFDFSSEAGATFECSLDGAAFTACADPETFTGLTEKAYTLQVRARDAAGNVDPTPASYTWTVDFSAPETTLVSNPPNPSNSPDATFDFSSEAGATFECSLDGAPFTPCTGPVSFTGLGDGSHTFQVRAVDAAGNVDPTPASYTWTVDAAVPETLIVSGPPSRTNATSATFDFMSPEPGVTFECSLDGAAFSACADPETFTGLDERTHTLLVRARDASGNVDPSPAIYSWTVDLTPPAAPVVVSPAPNATVDTLTPVISGTAEPLSTVTVIIDGVEVGTARTDASGNWSYTPTTPLLLGEHQVLARATDEAGNAGPTTSEPRIFNVAQDTSAPETSIDSGPTGTTSERTATFEFSSNEPGVTYECSLDGVPFTPCTSPVTFTGLTDGEHTFRVRARDAAGNVDASPAGRSWTVDPNAGGDVAFLGDGIGCSATGGDASLLLLGLGTFLSLSRRRRRRS; encoded by the coding sequence ATGAAGAACGGACTCTTCAAGAAGTGGCTCACGGCGGCACTGTGCGTGCTCGCCCTCGGCTCGACGGCGGCCCTGGCCGAGCCGGACTCGTTCGGTCTGGGCACCGGGCGCAATGGCTCGCCCACGATTTCGACCGCTGGCAACACCCTCAACAGCTACGCCCCGGTGACGGCACCGCTGGCCCCGGGGGATGTCTCTATCCCGATGGGGGCGTGCGTGGGGAATACCGCCTGCTTCGCGGCGGGAGACCTGGTCATGGTGCTCCAGACGACCGGTGTCGTGCCGGTGCCCGCCTCGGGAACGACGGGCCCCCTCGACATCACCAATGACGTGGTGGGCCGCTGGGAGTTCGCGCGGGTGGCCTCGGTCTCGGGGTCGGCGCTGACGCTGACCGCGCCGCTCATCTACTCCTACGCGGCGAACGTGTCCCAGGTCATCCGGGTCCCCGAGTACGTGAACCTCACCGTCACCGGTACCGGCCGCATCACCGCGTTCCCCTGGAACGGGAGCGCGGGTGGTGTCATCGCGTTCCTCGCCACGGGCACGGTGAGCAACGCCGGGCAGATCAACGCCAACGCCGCTGGATTCCGTGGGGGCCTGTTCGTCGATGACGAAACCACTGCGGTGGGTTGCACGGGACTGGATGAGGCCGCCGCCCTGGGGGCCCAGAAGGGCGAGGGGATCGCCAACGTGCGCTACGGCGCCACGCACACCGGACGCGGCAGCGTGGCCAATGGGGCGGGAGGCGGCGTCTGCCACAAGTCGGGCGGTGGTGGTGGTGGTAACTACGGGGCCGGTGGCATGGGTGGGCGCTCGGACGGTTCCATCGACGGGGCGCGGATTGTCGGAGGCATGGGCGGCGCGGCGCTCATCTACTCGATGCTGAACCACCTCACGCTGGGCGGTGGCGGCGGAGCCGGTCAAGGCAGCGACGCGTCGGGCGCACCGGGTGGGCGAGGCGGTGGCATCATCTTCGTCCGGGCCAACCAGCTCACGGGCACGGGCACCATCCAGGCCTCGGGTGGCGGAGGCGGCTCCTCGAATTCGGATGGTGGCAGTGGCGGTGGCGCGGGTGGCTCCATCTATCTGCGCTTCGCCAGCACGGCCGCGTGTAGCGCCGTTACCGCCAATGGTGGCGTCGGTGGCACGGTGAACACCGGCCAGGTGGGCCCCGGCGGTGGTGGTGGTGGTGGCCGGGTGCTGTTCCAGGCCGCGACGGGAGGCACCTGCAACCTCGTCCTCATTGGCGCCGCGCCCGGCAACCAGCAGGACCCCACGGCGCCCGATGGCACTCCCTACGGGGCGACGGCGGGCGCCAACGGTGTCCCCGTCACGCTGACGACCGGTTTCGTCGTGCCGCCGGTGCCCACGGTGACCACGCCGGCCAACAACAGCTTCACCAGCAACCGCCGGCCCTTCATCGAGGGCACGGCCCAGCCCAACACCACGGTCGTCATCTACATCGACGGCGTCGAGGTCGGCCGGGCGACTTCCAACTCCGCCGGTACCTACATCTTCGCGCTGCCCGCGGACCTGTCCGAGGCCAGCCACACGGTGCAGGCGGCCACGGAGCTCAACGCGGTGCAGAGCGCCAGGAGCCCGGCCAACACCTTCACCGTGGACCTCACGCCCCCGGACACCACCATTGTCTCGGGGCCGCCGAGCCTCACCAACTCCACGAGCGCGACGTTCGACTTCGGCTCGGAGGCGGGCGCGACGTTCGAGTGCAGCCTGGACGGTGCGGCCTTCACCGCGTGCGCGGACCCGGAGACCTTCACCGGCCTGACGGCGGAGAAGGCGTACACCCTGCGGGTGCGCGCGAAGGACGCCGCGGGCAACGTGGATCCGACTCCCGCCAGCTACACGTGGACGGTGGACCGCACGCCGCCGAACACCGTCATCGTCTCGGGTCCTCCCACGCGCACCAACGCGACGAGCGCGACGTTCGATTTCGCGGTGGAGGTGCCGGAAGCGGGCGTGACGTACGAGTGCAACCTGGATGGCGCGGGCTTCACCGCCTGCGCGGACCCGGAGACGTTCACGGGTCTGACGGCGGAGAAGGCGTACACCCTGGAGGTGCGCGCGAAGGACACGGCGGGCAACGTGGATCCGACTCCGGCCAGCTATACGTGGACGGTGGATCGCACGGCGCCGGACACCACCATCGTCTCGCGCCCTCCCGCGCGCACCAACGCGACGAGCGCGACGTTCGACTTCAGCTCGGAGGCGGGCGCGACGTTCGAGTGCAGCCTGGACGGCGCGGCCTTCACCTCCTGCGCGGACCCGGAGACGTTCACGGGCCTGACGGCGGAGAAGGCGTACACCCTGGAGGTGCGCGCGCGGGACGTGGCGGGCAACGTGGATCCGACGCCAGCCAGCTACACCTGGACGGTGGATCTCACGGTGCCGGACACCACCATCGTCTCGGGTCCCCCGGCCCTCACCAACTCGCCGAGCGCGACGTTCGATTTCAGCTCGGAGGCGGGGGCCACCTTCATGTGCCGGCTGGATACCGCGCTGACGTTCTCTCCCTGCTCGGACCCGGAGACCTTCACGGCCCTGGGTGACGGGGCGCACCGGCTCGAGGTGAGCGCCGTGGACGCGGCGGGCAACATGGACCCGACCCCGGCGGTCTACACCTGGACGGTGGATCTCACGCCGCCGGACACCACCATCGTCTCGGGGCCGCCGAGCCTCACCAACGTGACGAGCGCGACGTTCGACTTCAGCTCGGAGGCGGGCGCGACGTTCGAGTGCAGCCTGGACGGTGCGGCCTTCACCGCGTGCGCGGACCCGGAGACGTTCACGGGCCTGACGGAGAAGGCGTACACCCTGCAGGTGCGCGCGCGGGACGCCGCGGGCAACGTGGACCCGACGCCGGCCAGCTACACCTGGACGGTGGATTTCTCGGCGCCGGAGACCACCCTCGTCTCGAATCCGCCGAACCCCAGCAACTCGCCGGACGCCACGTTCGACTTCAGCTCGGAGGCGGGTGCGACGTTCGAGTGCAGCCTGGATGGCGCGCCCTTCACCCCCTGCACGGGCCCGGTGTCCTTCACGGGGCTGGGTGATGGATCGCACACGTTCCAGGTGCGCGCGGTGGATGCCGCGGGCAACGTGGATCCGACGCCGGCCAGCTACACCTGGACGGTGGATGCCGCGGTGCCGGAGACCCTCATCGTGTCGGGTCCGCCCTCGCGCACCAACGCGACGAGCGCGACGTTCGACTTCATGTCTCCGGAGCCGGGCGTCACGTTCGAGTGCAGCCTGGATGGGGCCGCCTTCTCCGCCTGCGCGGATCCGGAGACCTTCACGGGCCTGGACGAGCGGACCCACACGCTCCTGGTGCGCGCGCGGGATGCCTCGGGCAACGTGGATCCCTCGCCAGCCATCTACAGCTGGACGGTGGATCTCACCCCGCCCGCCGCGCCCGTCGTGGTGAGCCCCGCGCCGAACGCGACGGTGGACACCCTCACGCCCGTCATCAGCGGCACGGCGGAGCCTCTCAGCACCGTCACCGTCATCATCGACGGCGTCGAGGTGGGCACCGCCCGGACAGATGCGTCCGGCAACTGGAGCTACACGCCCACCACGCCGCTGCTGCTGGGCGAGCACCAGGTGCTGGCCCGGGCCACGGACGAGGCGGGCAACGCCGGCCCCACCACTTCCGAGCCGCGTATCTTCAACGTCGCGCAGGACACCTCGGCGCCGGAGACGTCCATCGACTCCGGTCCGACGGGGACCACCTCGGAGCGCACCGCGACGTTCGAGTTCAGCTCGAACGAGCCGGGTGTGACGTACGAGTGCAGCCTGGACGGCGTTCCCTTCACCCCGTGCACCTCACCGGTGACCTTCACCGGTCTGACGGATGGCGAGCACACCTTCCGGGTGCGCGCTCGCGATGCCGCGGGCAACGTGGATGCCTCTCCGGCCGGCCGCAGCTGGACCGTGGACCCCAACGCGGGGGGAGACGTCGCCTTCCTGGGCGATGGCATCGGCTGCTCGGCCACGGGCGGTGACGCCTCGCTGCTGCTGCTGGGCCTGGGCACGTTCCTCTCGCTGTCCCGCCGCCGCCGCCGCCGCAGCTGA
- a CDS encoding sensor histidine kinase, producing the protein MAGDDFRELMNAMADPLVACDGDECVLYLNPAAERLLGWTLKELRGEPFARLVPERLRTFDGHSFLRYLLGRRRALSGRPVRVFLLRHEGSELEVEVTVGTAMGGGGERIAVVLRRPPELPDYTDEPLERVSSAVHAHAPHPPGSAGERAYQLVFENAPLGLFHFDTAPTIVACNDYFVRIMGSSKRLLIGLNLLTLQDEAILACVRDVLAGRHAYYEGEYRSVTADKLTPVRAHFAPCFGEDGQVEGGVGIVEDVTEQRSAEAERNRLFREAQEAIRVRDDFLTIASHELKTPLTPLSLRLASLERRMERKEPVDPTLLRHARQHLVRLAALINDLLDASRIEAGRLALHFEPMRLDAIVERALTTMDAERGQHRIDYSHPEEGVRIRGDPYRLEQVIANLLENALKYSPADSTVRVTLDVRGDFALLSVSDEGIGIPRDQQEQLFERYFRARNVSITSYGGLGLGLYISRDIVERHGGRIWVESEVGRGATFYVALPLLSAANPTPPEPRPATDSTHQVH; encoded by the coding sequence ATGGCTGGCGATGACTTCAGGGAGCTGATGAACGCCATGGCGGATCCACTCGTGGCCTGCGACGGCGACGAGTGCGTCCTCTACCTGAATCCCGCCGCCGAGCGCCTGCTTGGCTGGACGCTGAAGGAGCTGCGGGGAGAGCCCTTCGCCCGCCTGGTTCCCGAGCGCCTGCGCACCTTCGATGGGCACTCCTTCCTGCGCTACCTGCTGGGCCGGCGGCGTGCGCTGAGCGGCAGGCCCGTGCGCGTCTTCCTGCTGCGGCACGAGGGCTCGGAGCTGGAGGTGGAGGTGACGGTGGGCACCGCCATGGGGGGTGGCGGGGAGCGCATCGCCGTGGTGCTGCGGCGCCCGCCCGAGCTCCCCGACTACACCGACGAGCCCCTGGAGCGGGTGTCCTCCGCGGTGCACGCGCACGCACCGCACCCGCCGGGCTCCGCCGGGGAGCGCGCCTACCAGCTCGTCTTCGAGAACGCCCCGCTGGGCCTCTTCCACTTCGACACCGCGCCCACCATCGTCGCGTGCAACGACTACTTCGTGCGCATCATGGGCTCCTCCAAGCGGCTGCTCATCGGGCTCAACCTGCTCACCCTCCAGGACGAGGCCATCCTGGCCTGCGTGCGCGACGTGCTCGCCGGGCGCCACGCCTACTACGAGGGGGAGTACCGCTCGGTCACCGCGGACAAGCTCACCCCCGTGCGCGCCCACTTCGCGCCCTGCTTCGGCGAGGACGGCCAGGTGGAGGGAGGCGTGGGCATCGTCGAGGACGTCACCGAGCAGCGCAGCGCGGAGGCCGAGCGCAACCGCCTCTTCCGCGAGGCCCAGGAGGCCATCCGCGTGCGCGACGACTTCCTCACCATCGCCTCGCACGAGCTGAAGACACCCCTCACCCCGCTGTCCCTGCGGCTGGCCAGCCTGGAGCGCCGGATGGAGCGCAAGGAGCCGGTGGACCCCACCCTGCTGCGCCACGCGCGCCAGCACCTGGTGCGGCTGGCGGCGCTCATCAATGACTTGCTGGATGCCTCGCGCATCGAGGCGGGCCGGCTCGCGCTGCACTTCGAGCCCATGCGGCTGGATGCGATCGTCGAGCGCGCGCTGACCACGATGGACGCCGAGCGTGGCCAGCACCGCATCGACTACTCGCACCCGGAGGAGGGGGTGCGCATCCGGGGAGACCCGTACCGGCTGGAGCAGGTCATCGCCAACCTGCTGGAGAACGCGCTCAAGTACAGCCCCGCGGACAGCACCGTGCGCGTGACGCTGGACGTGCGCGGCGACTTCGCGCTGCTGTCCGTGTCGGACGAGGGCATTGGCATTCCCCGCGACCAGCAGGAGCAGCTCTTCGAGCGCTACTTCCGCGCCCGCAACGTCTCCATCACGTCCTATGGCGGGCTGGGGCTGGGCCTCTACATCAGCCGCGACATCGTCGAGCGCCACGGCGGCCGCATCTGGGTGGAGAGCGAGGTGGGCCGGGGCGCCACCTTCTACGTGGCCCTCCCGTTGCTGTCCGCCGCCAACCCCACGCCGCCGGAGCCGCGGCCCGCCACGGACTCGACCCACCAGGTGCACTGA
- a CDS encoding DUF421 domain-containing protein: MKPFDWHGIWAPEMHPLEVIFRVSMVFLFSQLVLRLLGRKELGRYSTFDLALLFLLTVCLRRTLVGDDDSLTTGFIALATLGAWDRFFSWLSFRDRAAARLLEGRPLELVHEGELVHENLRKSRISRKELLSRLRSHGRDDLGTVRAAFLEPNGRVTFLFREAGQ, translated from the coding sequence ATGAAGCCGTTCGACTGGCATGGCATCTGGGCTCCGGAGATGCACCCCCTGGAGGTCATCTTCCGCGTGTCGATGGTGTTCCTCTTCTCGCAGCTCGTCCTGCGGCTGCTCGGGCGCAAGGAGCTGGGGCGCTACTCCACCTTCGACCTGGCACTGCTCTTCCTGCTCACGGTGTGTCTGCGCCGTACGCTCGTGGGTGATGACGACAGCCTCACCACGGGCTTCATCGCCCTGGCGACGCTGGGCGCGTGGGACCGGTTCTTCTCGTGGTTGTCGTTCCGTGACCGCGCCGCGGCCCGGTTGCTGGAAGGCCGCCCGCTGGAGCTGGTGCACGAGGGCGAGCTGGTGCACGAGAACCTGCGCAAGAGCCGCATCTCCCGGAAGGAGCTGCTCAGCCGGTTGCGCTCCCATGGCCGGGACGATCTGGGCACCGTGCGCGCGGCCTTCCTCGAGCCCAATGGCCGGGTGACGTTCCTCTTCCGCGAAGCCGGGCAGTGA